In Bacteroidales bacterium, the genomic stretch AGCAATTTTACCATTTGCCTCGTTGTGTGCTTTTAAAAGATTTATAAGTGGAGTACATGCAGCAAGATTAGCAGACCCTGGCATACCTCCGGGAAGTATTAGCCACTCGGCATTTGAGAAATCAGCCTCAGTAATTACTTCGTCTGCAACTATAGTAACACCATGAGCTCCTTCAACATCAAATTCATCCGATATAGAAACCATACTAACGGGCATAGCAGCACGTCTTAACATATCAACAACGGCAAGTGCTTCAATCTCTTCAAAGCCATCGGCCATAAATACAAAACTCTTTTTCATGGTACAAAAATATTTCTCGTTATTTCTAAATTCAAAGATAGATAAATTTTTATTATCTTCGCACAATTATATAATGATAATTTAGATGAATAAGTTCGGAACACTATTTACACTAACATCTTTTGGTGAGTCACATGGCGTTGCCATAGGTGGAGTTATTGACGGTATGCCAGCAGGAATAGCCGTTGATATGGATTTTATACAGAGAGAACTTGATAGACGTAAACCAGGTCAGTCATCTATTGTTACACAACGAAAGGAGGGTGATAAGGTTGAGATATTATCTGGAGTTTTTGAGGGTGTTACAACAGGAACTCCAATAGGCTTTGTTGTCTATAATACCAATCAGAAGAGTGGCGATTATGAGAATCTTCGTAACATTTATCGCCCCTCACATGCCGATTA encodes the following:
- a CDS encoding DJ-1/PfpI family protein, coding for MKKSFVFMADGFEEIEALAVVDMLRRAAMPVSMVSISDEFDVEGAHGVTIVADEVITEADFSNAEWLILPGGMPGSANLAACTPLINLLKAHNEANGKIAAICAAPMVLGENGILEGKNATCYPGFEDHLKGANYTASQVERDGNIVTGNGPAQAIMFAAAIIEKSLGEDTAHRILEGMMRK